Proteins encoded together in one Impatiens glandulifera chromosome 1, dImpGla2.1, whole genome shotgun sequence window:
- the LOC124937401 gene encoding geraniol 8-hydroxylase-like, which translates to MELLKGFLCFLLPLALLQLLLALVRRGRSSTQRLPPGPISLPIIGNFFQLGNKPHRSLTRLAQTYGPIMSIKLGQLTTIVISSPTMAQEVLQKHDISFSNRFIPDAVRAYDAHKLSIIFQPVNDRWRSLRRLSYTHIFSGRVLDSTQHVRRKRVEELMTYVRKCCHEGKTVNVGRAAFLSSLNVLSNTLFSVDLADSERDEARDFKELVWNIMLEAGKPNMADYFPALRSIDPQRIRGRMSLYYLKLSTLFGQMIDKKMVMKTFSKDIPENDALDVLLKISQEDTNEINKDQLVQMCMDFFVAGTDTTSSTLEWAMTELLRHPTCMKNAKNELKRIVCDGKQVEESDIDKLPYLQAIIKETMRMHPPAPFLIPRQVYTEIDLCGYTIPKGAQVLVNVWAIGRDPDIWESPMEFKPERFIDSKIDLRGQDFELIPFGAGRRICPGLSMAMRILLTMLGSLINSFDWKNDGDFKPENLDVEEKFGITLHRANPLLAVPIPI; encoded by the exons ATGGAACTTTTGAAAGGGTTTTTATGTTTCCTTCTTCCTTTGGCATTGCTTCAACTCCTCCTCGCACTCGTCCGGCGAGGTCGATCGTCGACCCAACGTCTCCCACCGGGTCCCATCTCGTTGCCAATCATCGGGAACTTCTTTCAGCTAGGAAACAAGCCCCACCGATCACTAACACGATTAGCCCAAACATATGGTCCAATTATGTCCATAAAGTTAGGTCAATTGACTACCATAGTAATTTCATCACCCACAATGGCACAAGAAGTCCTACAAAAACACGACATTTCCTTTTCCAATAGGTTCATTCCGGACGCTGTTCGTGCATACGATGCGCACAAGCTCTCTATTATTTTTCAACCCGTAAACGACCGTTGGCGGAGCTTGAGGAGGCTCTCTTACACCCATATATTCTCAGGCCGAGTACTTGATTCCACACAACACGTCCGACGTAAAAGGGTGGAGGAGCTCATGACCTACGTCCGAAAATGTTGTCACGAAGGCAAGACGGTGAACGTTGGTCGGGCAGCCTTCCTTTCATCGTTGAATGTGTTGTCCAACACTCTTTTCTCGGTTGATTTGGCCGACTCCGAACGGGACGAGGCTCGTGACTTTAAGGAGTTGGTTTGGAACATTATGTTGGAGGCTGGAAAACCCAACATGGCTGACTATTTTCCGGCGCTACGCTCTATCGATCCGCAGAGGATACGTGGACGTATGTCATTATATTACTTGAAGTTATCGACATTATTCGGTCAAATGATTGACAAGAAAATGGTAATGAAAACCTTTTCGAAGGATATTCCCGAAAACGACGCGTTGGACGTGCTTCTCAAAATTTCTCAAGAGGATACCAACGAAATCAACAAAGATCAGTTAGTGCAAATGTGTATG GATTTTTTTGTTGCTGGAACAGATACTACCTCAAGCACCCTTGAGTGGGCAATGACAGAATTATTGCGACACCCAACATGCATGAAAAATGCGAAAAATGAGCTTAAACGAATTGTTTGTGATGGTAAACAAGTAGAAGAGTCAGATATTGACAAATTACCCTATCTGCAAGCGATTATAAAGGAAACTATGAGAATGCACCCGCCAGCCCCGTTTCTTATCCCTCGCCAAGTTTATACAGAAATTGATTTATGTGGTTACACAATCCCAAAGGGAGCACAAGTATTGGTTAACGTTTGGGCAATAGGTCGAGACCCCGATATCTGGGAAAGCCCCATGGAATTTAAGCCCGAGAGGTTTATAGATTCAAAAATTGATCTCCGTGGTCAGGACTTTGAATTGATTCCTTTTGGAGCTGGACGGAGGATTTGCCCGGGATTATCCATGGCAATGAGAATCCTTTTGACAATGTTGGgatcattaattaattcatttgattGGAAGAATGATGGTGATTTTAAACCGGAGAACTTGGACGTGGAAGAGAAATTTGGCATCACTCTGCACAGGGCTAACCCACTCCTAGCCGTTCCAATacctatataa